One region of Primulina tabacum isolate GXHZ01 chromosome 17, ASM2559414v2, whole genome shotgun sequence genomic DNA includes:
- the LOC142531847 gene encoding uncharacterized protein LOC142531847 has protein sequence MYMPKFNMWRLYEGWNEIVRIQKFRRMVSYAGFFGFTALISYAYTNNTTRAGFSRADQFYASYPAGTELLVDTTKLYKVALGNCFEIEEWGPIEWCILAKHFERQGKSPYAYHAQYMAHLASQGQLDGSG, from the exons ATGTACATGCCAAAGTTTAATATGTGGCGGCTTTATGAAGGCTGGAATGAGATTGTGAGAATTCAGAAGTTCCGCCGAATGGTTTCTTACGCTGGGTTTTTCGGCTTCACTGCTCTCATCAGCTATGCCTACACTAACAATAC GACTAGAGCTGGATTCTCAAGAGCAGACCAATTCTATGCATCTTATCCGGCTGGGACTGAGCTTCTCGTAGACACTACTAAG CTATACAAAGTTGCGCTCGGAAATTGCTTTGAAATAGAGGAGTGGGGACCGATTGAATGGTGCATTTTGGCTAAGCATTTTGAACGCCAAGGAAAATCTCCATATGCGTATCATGCT CAATACATGGCGCACCTTGCATCGCAAGGGCAGCTCGATGGAAGTGGCTAG
- the LOC142531852 gene encoding uncharacterized protein LOC142531852, with protein sequence MSRQRNALVAVGLLAFASAGLAFPFYMASRSSRTPVRDSSKPLPPQATFRGPYINTGSRDIGPDQQISPKK encoded by the exons ATGTCCCGTCAACGCAATGCCCTTGTGGCAGTTGGCTTATTAGCTTTTGCTTCAGCTGGCTTGGCATTCCCTTTCTACATGGC GTCGAGGTCATCAAGAACTCCTGTGAGAGATTCGTCAAAGCCACTGCCACCTCAGGCGACTTTTCGAGGGCCTTACATTAACACCGGATCACGAGATATAGGTCCCGATCAACAAATTTCCCCAAAAAAATAG